In Hwangdonia lutea, a single window of DNA contains:
- a CDS encoding IMPACT family protein produces the protein MTEKDTYKTIDTSTEAILFKDKNSKFFGYAYPITSEDDVKLHINNLKKEHHAARHWCYAYQIGTEHISYRANDDGEPNNSAGMPIYGQIQSFDVTNILIVVVRYFGGIKLGVGGLINAYKTTAQLTLEASKILKKTINVDYLITFDYKNMNTVMRIIKEKKLNITNQKLELDCQITISVRKKEALQVFEIFNNLFEITIREI, from the coding sequence TTGACTGAAAAAGACACATATAAAACCATTGACACATCCACCGAAGCTATTTTATTTAAAGATAAAAACAGTAAGTTTTTCGGTTACGCCTATCCCATTACTTCCGAAGATGACGTAAAACTTCATATTAACAACTTAAAAAAAGAGCATCACGCCGCAAGGCATTGGTGCTATGCCTATCAAATAGGGACGGAACATATTAGCTATCGGGCAAACGACGATGGCGAACCCAACAATTCAGCAGGCATGCCTATTTACGGGCAAATACAATCTTTTGATGTTACCAACATTTTAATTGTGGTGGTGCGCTATTTTGGGGGTATTAAATTGGGTGTTGGCGGATTAATTAACGCTTACAAAACCACAGCGCAGTTAACACTGGAAGCTTCCAAAATTTTAAAAAAAACCATAAATGTAGATTACCTGATTACGTTCGATTATAAAAACATGAATACCGTAATGCGCATCATTAAAGAGAAAAAACTAAACATTACCAATCAGAAATTGGAGCTGGATTGCCAAATAACAATTTCCGTTAGAAAAAAAGAAGCTTTGCAGGTTTTTGAAATTTTCAACAACCTATTTGAGATCACTATTAGAGAAATATAA